One window of Desulfarculus baarsii DSM 2075 genomic DNA carries:
- a CDS encoding exo-beta-N-acetylmuramidase NamZ family protein encodes MEQPRPSNNVTSGLAALCAAPPAALRGARLGLVCSSAACTADLTPAPEAVNAALPGALKAIFGPQHGFYAELQDNMIESDHGRHPRLDLPVFSLYGQTRRPSAAMLAGLDALLIDMVDVGCRVYTFFSTMVACLEQCAALGLAVWVLDRPNPIGRGAEGAVLPPELMSFVGAHAIPLRHGLSMGELARLVAAERGLDLDLRVIPAHGWDGASFERCGLPWVMPSPNMPTIETARVYPGQVLLEGATLSEGRGTTRPFEVFGAPGLDPWAVLARLESEALTGARLRPLFFQPTFHKYAGQVCGGFQLHVSEPEVFRPVRASIAILAAISRAHPGLWGLRPPPYEYEYERRPLDLLLGDSAASDELLAGASWAALEERWAPGLARWRERVEPALLYPWP; translated from the coding sequence GTGGAGCAACCCCGCCCGTCGAACAACGTGACCAGTGGCCTGGCGGCCCTGTGCGCGGCCCCGCCGGCCGCCTTGCGCGGCGCGCGCCTGGGCCTGGTCTGTAGCTCCGCCGCCTGCACGGCCGATCTGACCCCGGCCCCCGAGGCCGTCAACGCGGCCCTGCCCGGCGCGCTCAAGGCCATTTTCGGCCCGCAGCACGGCTTTTACGCCGAGTTGCAAGATAATATGATCGAAAGCGACCACGGCCGCCATCCGCGCCTGGACCTGCCGGTCTTTTCGCTCTATGGCCAGACCAGGCGGCCCAGCGCCGCGATGCTGGCCGGCCTGGACGCGCTGCTGATCGACATGGTCGACGTGGGCTGCCGGGTCTATACGTTTTTCAGCACGATGGTGGCCTGCCTGGAGCAGTGCGCGGCCTTGGGCCTGGCCGTCTGGGTGTTGGACCGGCCCAACCCCATCGGCCGTGGGGCCGAGGGCGCGGTGCTGCCGCCGGAGCTGATGAGCTTCGTGGGGGCCCACGCCATCCCCCTGCGCCACGGCCTGAGCATGGGCGAACTGGCCCGGCTGGTGGCGGCCGAGCGAGGCCTGGACCTCGATCTGCGCGTGATCCCGGCCCATGGCTGGGACGGCGCTTCGTTCGAGCGCTGTGGCCTGCCCTGGGTCATGCCCTCGCCCAACATGCCCACCATCGAGACGGCCCGGGTCTATCCCGGCCAGGTTCTGCTGGAAGGCGCGACCCTCAGCGAGGGTCGGGGAACGACGCGGCCCTTCGAGGTCTTCGGCGCGCCAGGCCTGGACCCTTGGGCCGTGCTGGCGCGCCTGGAGTCCGAGGCCCTGACGGGCGCGCGTCTGCGGCCGCTGTTTTTTCAGCCCACGTTTCATAAATACGCCGGCCAGGTCTGCGGCGGGTTTCAGCTCCACGTGAGCGAGCCCGAGGTTTTTCGGCCAGTGCGGGCCAGCATCGCCATCCTGGCGGCGATCAGCCGGGCCCATCCCGGCCTGTGGGGCCTGCGGCCGCCGCCCTACGAATATGAATACGAGCGCCGGCCCTTGGACCTGCTGCTGGGCGACAGCGCGGCCAGCGACGAACTGCTGGCCGGGGCCTCCTGGGCCGCGCTGGAAGAACGTTGGGCCCCCGGCCTGGCCCGTTGGCGCGAGAGGGTCGAGCCGGCGTTATTGTACCCTTGGCCATAG
- a CDS encoding ABC transporter ATP-binding protein has protein sequence MLEARGLEARFGGALALRGVDLRVGRGEVVCLIGANGAGKTTLLALLAGLLRPSAGTIRFAGQDVGGLKAHALARRGLILCPEGRRVFDELSVAENLTLGGYARRRGPELSADLAAVYERFPRLAERRKQPAGALSGGEQQMLAIGRALMAGPKLLMLDEPSLGLAPLVAAEVFGVIKNIAGQGVTVLLVEQNARAALAISQRGYVLENGRVTLEGPSAELAANDAVRRAYLGLD, from the coding sequence ATGCTTGAGGCGCGTGGGCTGGAGGCCCGTTTCGGCGGGGCGCTGGCCCTGCGCGGGGTGGATCTGCGCGTCGGCCGGGGCGAGGTGGTCTGCCTGATCGGGGCCAACGGCGCGGGTAAGACGACGCTTTTGGCGCTGTTGGCTGGGCTGCTGCGGCCCAGCGCCGGGACGATTCGCTTTGCCGGCCAAGACGTCGGCGGCCTGAAGGCCCACGCCCTGGCCCGGCGCGGCTTGATCCTTTGCCCCGAGGGCCGGCGGGTCTTCGACGAACTGAGCGTGGCCGAAAACCTGACCCTGGGCGGCTACGCCCGGCGGCGCGGGCCGGAACTGAGCGCCGATCTGGCGGCGGTGTACGAGCGCTTTCCCCGCCTGGCCGAGCGCCGCAAACAGCCGGCCGGCGCGCTCAGCGGCGGCGAGCAGCAGATGCTGGCCATCGGCCGGGCGCTGATGGCCGGGCCCAAGCTCTTGATGCTCGACGAGCCCAGCCTGGGCCTGGCCCCGTTGGTGGCCGCCGAGGTCTTTGGCGTGATCAAAAACATCGCCGGCCAAGGCGTGACCGTGCTGTTGGTCGAGCAGAACGCTCGGGCGGCCCTGGCCATCAGTCAGCGGGGCTACGTGCTGGAAAACGGCCGCGTCACGCTGGAGGGGCCCAGCGCCGAGCTGGCCGCCAACGACGCGGTGCGCCGGGCCTATCTGGGGCTGGATTAA
- a CDS encoding branched-chain amino acid ABC transporter permease, whose product MTIWRDFFRPGPLPPRSLSRRRDVALTLLAGLAGAAALWLVERHGQPFVVHMLTLAAIYATLAVSYNLINGVAGQFSLEPNAFVACGAYVTALLTMTPDEKAMTFILEPLIWPFADICLPLPAALLIAGCLTVALAFAMGFPVFRVRGDYLAIVTLGFGEVIRVVAENAQGLTNGPLGLKGIERQTNLWWSWGLLAVTLIVVGRLVNSSYGRAMKAVREDESAAAAMGVNVFWHKMLAFCTSAFFEGVAGGLLAHLLTAINPRQFDFLFTFTLLIIIVAGGLGSTTGAVLGAFLVTFGAEYLRFVDQSFTIPLIDYAVPATPGLRMVIFSLLLVGLMIFARRGIMGRAEFSWRWLAAVIGRRRGGGAA is encoded by the coding sequence ATGACGATTTGGCGCGATTTTTTTCGGCCTGGGCCGCTGCCGCCCCGCTCGCTGAGCCGTCGCCGCGACGTGGCCCTGACCCTGCTCGCCGGCCTGGCCGGGGCTGCGGCGCTGTGGTTGGTGGAGCGCCACGGTCAACCCTTCGTGGTGCACATGCTCACCCTGGCGGCCATCTACGCCACCCTGGCCGTCAGCTACAACCTCATCAACGGCGTGGCCGGCCAGTTTTCGTTGGAGCCCAACGCCTTCGTGGCCTGCGGGGCCTATGTGACCGCCCTGCTGACCATGACCCCCGACGAAAAGGCCATGACCTTCATTCTCGAACCCCTGATCTGGCCCTTTGCCGACATCTGCCTGCCGTTGCCGGCGGCGCTCCTGATCGCCGGCTGCCTGACCGTGGCCCTGGCCTTCGCCATGGGCTTTCCGGTGTTTCGGGTGCGCGGCGACTATCTGGCCATCGTGACGCTGGGCTTTGGCGAGGTGATCCGGGTCGTGGCCGAAAACGCCCAGGGCCTGACCAACGGGCCGCTGGGCCTCAAGGGCATCGAACGGCAGACCAACCTGTGGTGGTCGTGGGGCCTGCTGGCCGTGACCCTGATCGTCGTGGGGCGGCTGGTCAATTCGTCCTATGGCCGGGCCATGAAGGCCGTGCGCGAGGATGAATCAGCGGCGGCGGCCATGGGCGTCAACGTGTTTTGGCACAAGATGCTGGCCTTTTGCACCAGCGCCTTTTTCGAGGGCGTGGCCGGCGGGCTGCTGGCCCATCTGCTGACGGCCATCAACCCCAGGCAGTTCGACTTCTTGTTCACCTTCACGCTGTTGATCATCATCGTCGCCGGCGGCCTGGGTTCGACCACCGGCGCGGTGCTGGGGGCGTTTCTGGTGACCTTCGGCGCGGAATACCTGCGTTTTGTCGATCAATCATTCACTATCCCGTTGATCGACTACGCCGTGCCGGCCACGCCGGGGTTGCGCATGGTCATCTTCAGCCTGCTGCTGGTGGGGCTGATGATTTTTGCCCGGCGGGGCATCATGGGCCGAGCCGAGTTTTCCTGGCGCTGGCTGGCGGCGGTGATCGGCCGGCGGCGCGGCGGAGGGGCGGCGTGA
- the fdhD gene encoding formate dehydrogenase accessory sulfurtransferase FdhD, with protein MNGQGALKGQVWRMSLGQTPRLVEDMLADERPWAIVLGGEEATRLMVSPGEDMAALAAGYGLTMGWLELEGPLPAVVVDAPGRRVLVAGPLLPRPEQGPRGAGGGPTGPAAAKPLADDLRLELATALGLIEAMARGQALFAQTGASHGAAIFDACGAPLAVAEDVGRHNALDKAVGAAWLAGALGRARIAALSGRVSLEMALKAGRVGLQMVVSVSAPTAAAVEAARAMGLTVIGFARGSRLNVYSHPQRLVVDGRPFHA; from the coding sequence ATGAACGGCCAAGGCGCGCTGAAGGGCCAGGTCTGGCGGATGAGCCTGGGCCAAACGCCACGCCTGGTCGAGGACATGCTGGCCGACGAGCGGCCCTGGGCCATCGTGCTGGGCGGGGAGGAGGCGACGCGGCTGATGGTCAGCCCCGGCGAGGATATGGCCGCCCTGGCCGCCGGTTATGGCCTGACCATGGGCTGGCTGGAGCTCGAGGGGCCGTTGCCGGCCGTCGTCGTCGACGCGCCGGGCCGGCGGGTGTTGGTCGCGGGGCCGCTCTTGCCCCGGCCAGAGCAGGGCCCGCGCGGCGCTGGCGGCGGCCCCACCGGCCCGGCGGCAGCCAAGCCCCTGGCCGATGATCTGCGCCTGGAGCTGGCCACGGCCCTGGGTCTGATCGAGGCCATGGCTCGGGGCCAGGCCTTGTTCGCGCAAACCGGGGCCAGCCACGGCGCGGCCATCTTCGACGCATGCGGCGCGCCGCTGGCCGTGGCCGAGGACGTGGGCCGCCACAACGCCCTGGATAAAGCCGTGGGCGCGGCTTGGCTGGCCGGCGCACTGGGCCGGGCCAGGATCGCGGCGCTGAGCGGCCGGGTCAGCCTGGAGATGGCCCTCAAGGCCGGCCGGGTGGGCTTGCAGATGGTCGTTTCGGTCTCGGCGCCCACGGCGGCGGCCGTGGAGGCGGCGCGGGCCATGGGCCTGACGGTGATCGGCTTCGCCCGAGGCTCGCGCCTGAACGTCTATTCTCACCCCCAACGCCTGGTCGTCGACGGGCGGCCCTTCCACGCCTGA
- a CDS encoding branched-chain amino acid ABC transporter permease, producing MGFEAFIQHLINGLSLGSLYALIAIGYTMVYGILRLINFAHGDVLMVGCYAAFFGQAIFGLPWWAGLAGAMALTALLGALIEAGAYRPLRAAPRISTLIAAIGVSFLLQNLAIVFFGGRAKAFQRPEVFDQVYQWGQVRVQALGLWTPLVTALLLIGLLLLLRRTRLGLAMRALSRDMTTVGLMGVDVNRVVAMAFAIGSALAAVGGVFWAMKYPQINPAMGVMPGLKAFTAAVLGGIGNVGGAVAGGLVLGLAEILLVALLPAYSGYKDALAFLLLIGVLLFRPTGIMGRELPE from the coding sequence ATGGGCTTCGAGGCGTTCATCCAACACCTGATCAACGGCCTGAGCCTGGGCAGCCTGTACGCGCTGATCGCCATCGGCTACACCATGGTCTATGGCATTTTGCGCCTGATCAACTTCGCCCACGGCGACGTGCTGATGGTCGGCTGCTACGCGGCCTTTTTTGGCCAAGCCATCTTCGGCCTGCCGTGGTGGGCCGGGCTCGCCGGGGCCATGGCCCTGACGGCGCTTTTGGGCGCGTTGATCGAGGCCGGGGCCTATCGCCCGTTGCGCGCGGCGCCGCGCATCAGCACGCTGATCGCGGCCATCGGCGTGAGCTTTCTGCTGCAAAACCTGGCCATCGTCTTCTTCGGCGGCCGGGCCAAGGCCTTTCAGCGGCCCGAGGTCTTTGACCAGGTTTATCAATGGGGCCAGGTGCGCGTTCAGGCCCTGGGTTTGTGGACGCCGCTGGTCACCGCGTTGCTTTTGATCGGGCTTTTGCTGCTGCTGCGCCGCACGCGCCTGGGCCTGGCCATGCGCGCCCTCAGCCGCGACATGACCACCGTGGGCCTGATGGGCGTCGACGTCAACCGCGTGGTGGCCATGGCCTTTGCCATAGGTTCGGCCTTGGCCGCGGTGGGCGGGGTGTTCTGGGCCATGAAATATCCCCAGATCAACCCGGCCATGGGCGTCATGCCCGGGCTCAAGGCCTTCACGGCGGCGGTGCTGGGCGGCATCGGCAATGTGGGCGGGGCGGTGGCCGGCGGGCTGGTCCTGGGCCTGGCGGAGATTCTGCTGGTGGCCCTGCTGCCGGCCTACTCCGGCTACAAGGACGCCCTGGCCTTTTTGCTGCTGATCGGCGTGTTGTTGTTTCGGCCCACGGGCATCATGGGCCGGGAGCTGCCGGAATGA
- a CDS encoding HEAT repeat domain-containing protein — protein sequence MEGLVKIIVIGLGALLFVGLAWPLAKRLSARLRGRARHSVAAVARTKAKLDARLLCRSLGGRDPRVRAAAAEALADIVGAGGAANISRALSAQDLGVRSFAATWVLVHCHDPGAVGRYFAGLDLPPGLSFARDPEWIMGQLVDALGVESLVAGLGDGQEDARSMAGLAADEICRVEGVAPFVRVLDNKDANLRRLAAWVLGAFGDPDAAPWLAAALHDADIWVHLEAAAALWKVRDDRGAPPLLRLMNSDVEEVAARATARLTGLGVVKALEKLTPLLRDRFSGLRQEAARALALLNDRRAVPLLVEALAENTPALREEAARALGQIGHASAVEPLSAVLDDKRRDAAVKKTQAAAAIALGRIGHIKALAPLARARQDAELKSAAEEALEALALAQGVGPLVNALANEDEAIRLGAALALRHVGDEHAVEPLLRVLDDPSAKVRHEAALALGRTGHAGAVEPLVGVLGQTDTAWQALVEIGPMAVGALLGALKAPSALARQRAATALGQIGQDRATPGLIEALADDDAQVRAAAAEALGQLADRRAAGPLVALLDNQPNEVLLSAAQALGRLHSGVAVEPLLRMTQRQDPALRAAAATALGQIGDGGAAGGLIARLEDENWDVRVAAAQALGELKNPAAVAPLAKLLSGISDQAAKTAAMALAQIGDARALGPLAAALSEPALRAVADEALKNLGQILGGEALAGALHGRDAGLRLGAAMALRGEQGKKAVGPLIEALEDPSPAVRGAAAQALGLAGQAEAIPPLAAALGDQLKSVSASVGEALERFGEAAVPALIGRLGSGNGRARAQAAASLAAIADRRAIDPLKATASDPQPEVRASVMAALGKLAERTAADLAIAALHDSHRDVRAAAALALGQIGDDKAVRPLLRAKGDSVKMVREAALEALRMFGKEKVQEVMDRYGLEESVNLD from the coding sequence ATGGAGGGGCTTGTCAAAATCATCGTCATCGGCTTGGGCGCGCTGTTGTTCGTCGGCCTGGCCTGGCCCCTGGCCAAGCGCCTGAGCGCCCGCTTGCGCGGTCGCGCCCGCCACAGCGTGGCCGCCGTGGCCCGCACCAAGGCCAAGCTCGACGCCCGCCTGCTCTGCCGCAGCCTGGGCGGCCGCGATCCCCGCGTGCGCGCCGCCGCCGCCGAGGCCCTGGCCGACATCGTCGGGGCCGGCGGCGCGGCCAACATCTCCCGCGCCCTGTCGGCCCAGGATCTGGGCGTGCGCTCCTTCGCCGCCACGTGGGTCTTGGTCCATTGTCACGATCCCGGCGCGGTCGGCCGCTACTTCGCCGGGCTGGATCTGCCGCCGGGGTTGTCGTTCGCCCGCGATCCGGAATGGATCATGGGCCAGTTGGTCGACGCGCTGGGCGTGGAGAGCCTGGTGGCCGGCCTGGGCGATGGCCAGGAAGACGCGCGCTCCATGGCCGGGCTGGCCGCCGACGAGATCTGCCGCGTGGAGGGCGTTGCGCCGTTCGTGCGCGTTTTGGATAACAAAGACGCCAACCTGCGCCGCCTGGCCGCCTGGGTGCTGGGCGCTTTCGGCGACCCCGACGCCGCGCCGTGGCTGGCCGCCGCCCTGCACGACGCCGATATCTGGGTGCATCTGGAGGCCGCCGCGGCCCTGTGGAAGGTGCGCGACGATCGCGGCGCGCCGCCGCTGCTGCGCCTGATGAACAGTGATGTCGAGGAGGTGGCGGCCCGGGCCACGGCCCGCCTGACCGGCCTGGGCGTGGTCAAGGCCCTGGAAAAACTCACGCCCCTGCTGCGCGACCGTTTCAGCGGACTGCGCCAGGAGGCCGCCCGCGCCCTGGCCCTGCTCAACGACCGCCGCGCCGTGCCGCTGTTGGTCGAAGCCTTGGCCGAAAACACCCCGGCCCTGCGCGAGGAGGCCGCCCGCGCCCTGGGCCAGATCGGCCACGCCTCGGCGGTGGAGCCACTCAGCGCCGTGCTCGACGACAAGCGACGAGACGCCGCCGTCAAGAAGACCCAGGCCGCCGCGGCCATCGCCCTGGGCCGCATCGGCCACATCAAGGCCCTGGCCCCCCTGGCCCGCGCCCGGCAAGACGCCGAGCTGAAATCGGCCGCCGAGGAGGCCCTGGAGGCCCTGGCCCTAGCCCAAGGCGTGGGGCCACTGGTCAACGCCCTGGCCAACGAGGACGAGGCCATCAGGTTGGGCGCGGCCCTGGCCCTGCGTCATGTCGGCGACGAACACGCCGTGGAGCCGCTGTTGCGCGTGCTCGACGACCCTTCGGCCAAGGTGCGCCACGAGGCGGCCTTGGCCCTGGGCCGCACGGGTCATGCCGGGGCGGTGGAGCCGTTGGTGGGCGTCCTGGGCCAGACCGACACGGCCTGGCAAGCCCTGGTGGAGATCGGCCCCATGGCCGTGGGCGCGCTGTTGGGGGCGCTGAAAGCGCCATCGGCCCTGGCCCGGCAACGGGCGGCCACCGCCTTGGGCCAAATCGGCCAGGATCGCGCCACGCCGGGGCTAATCGAGGCGCTGGCCGACGATGACGCCCAGGTGCGCGCCGCCGCCGCCGAGGCGCTGGGTCAACTGGCCGACCGCCGCGCCGCCGGCCCGCTGGTGGCGCTTTTGGACAACCAGCCCAACGAAGTGCTTTTATCCGCGGCCCAGGCCCTGGGCCGCTTGCATAGCGGCGTGGCGGTGGAGCCGCTGCTGCGCATGACCCAGCGCCAAGATCCGGCCTTGCGGGCCGCCGCGGCCACCGCCCTGGGCCAGATCGGCGACGGCGGCGCGGCCGGCGGGCTCATCGCCCGGCTCGAAGACGAAAACTGGGACGTGCGCGTGGCCGCCGCCCAGGCCTTGGGCGAGCTGAAAAACCCCGCGGCCGTCGCGCCCCTGGCCAAGCTGTTGTCGGGCATCAGCGACCAGGCGGCCAAGACCGCGGCCATGGCCTTGGCCCAGATCGGCGACGCCCGAGCCCTGGGCCCGCTAGCGGCGGCCCTGAGTGAACCGGCCCTGCGCGCCGTGGCCGACGAAGCGCTCAAGAACCTGGGCCAGATCCTGGGCGGCGAGGCCCTGGCCGGGGCCTTGCACGGCCGCGACGCGGGCCTGCGCCTGGGCGCGGCCATGGCCCTGCGCGGCGAACAGGGCAAAAAGGCCGTGGGCCCGCTGATCGAGGCCTTGGAAGACCCCAGCCCGGCCGTGCGCGGCGCGGCGGCCCAGGCCCTGGGTTTGGCCGGCCAGGCCGAGGCCATCCCGCCGCTGGCCGCCGCCTTGGGCGATCAACTAAAAAGCGTCTCGGCCAGCGTGGGCGAGGCCCTGGAACGCTTTGGCGAGGCGGCCGTGCCGGCGCTGATCGGCCGGCTGGGCTCGGGCAACGGCCGGGCCAGGGCCCAGGCGGCGGCCTCCCTGGCCGCCATCGCCGACCGCCGCGCCATCGATCCGCTCAAGGCCACCGCCAGCGATCCCCAGCCCGAGGTGCGCGCCTCCGTCATGGCCGCCCTGGGCAAGCTGGCCGAACGCACGGCGGCCGACCTGGCCATCGCCGCCCTGCACGACAGCCACCGCGACGTGCGCGCGGCGGCGGCTTTGGCCCTGGGCCAGATCGGCGACGACAAGGCCGTGCGGCCGCTGCTGCGGGCCAAGGGCGACAGCGTCAAGATGGTCCGCGAGGCGGCGCTGGAGGCGCTGCGCATGTTTGGCAAGGAAAAAGTGCAAGAAGTGATGGACCGTTACGGCCTGGAAGAATCCGTGAACCTGGATTGA
- a CDS encoding ABC transporter substrate-binding protein, whose product MIAGHRITILRACVGGALAALFFWACLGVGAHPAKADEAAGRPLVIGLMQALTGPVAGYGQMGLEGVRIAQAMAHSAAGHPLELLIVDTKGEATEAANGATRLATKEKVVAILGPTISSTSLTAGDIAQSHDLPMLTPTATNPMVTQGKTFVFRLCFTDPDQGGAAASYVFNGLGKKKVAVMFDVGQDYSVALAGYFMSAFKKLGGEITIVTKFGGGAQDFSAQLAAVKDSGAELLYMPIYCPEMPLAARQAREAGLNIPLFAGDGAQAPELMQIGGSAVEGLMFTAHFAPGAAPNQRAAEFFRRFDQARAAGKINEDITAFHVLGAEGYLVLRDALERSGGQGGSALRQALLDPAGFDGLTGHFAIGPDGNAAKKILVLVVKDGKFARLADVATDCRP is encoded by the coding sequence ATGATCGCCGGTCACCGAATTACGATCTTGCGCGCGTGCGTTGGCGGGGCCCTGGCGGCCCTGTTTTTTTGGGCCTGCCTGGGCGTTGGCGCGCATCCGGCCAAGGCCGACGAGGCGGCCGGTCGGCCGCTGGTCATCGGCCTGATGCAGGCCCTGACCGGCCCGGTGGCCGGCTATGGCCAGATGGGCCTGGAGGGCGTGCGCATCGCCCAGGCCATGGCCCACAGCGCCGCCGGCCACCCGCTGGAGTTGCTGATCGTCGACACCAAGGGCGAGGCCACCGAGGCGGCCAACGGGGCCACCCGCCTGGCCACCAAGGAAAAAGTCGTGGCCATACTGGGGCCGACCATCTCCTCCACCTCGCTGACCGCCGGCGACATCGCCCAAAGCCACGATCTGCCCATGCTCACGCCCACGGCCACCAACCCCATGGTCACCCAGGGCAAGACGTTCGTCTTTCGGCTCTGCTTCACCGACCCCGACCAGGGCGGCGCGGCCGCGTCCTATGTCTTCAACGGTCTGGGCAAAAAGAAAGTGGCCGTCATGTTCGACGTGGGCCAGGATTACTCGGTGGCCCTGGCCGGCTACTTCATGAGCGCCTTCAAGAAGCTTGGCGGCGAGATAACCATCGTCACCAAGTTCGGCGGCGGAGCCCAGGACTTCAGCGCCCAGTTGGCGGCGGTCAAGGACTCGGGGGCCGAGCTGCTCTACATGCCGATCTACTGCCCCGAAATGCCCCTGGCCGCGCGCCAGGCCCGCGAGGCCGGGCTCAACATCCCCCTTTTCGCCGGCGACGGGGCCCAAGCGCCCGAGCTGATGCAGATCGGCGGCTCGGCGGTGGAGGGCCTGATGTTCACGGCCCACTTCGCGCCGGGGGCCGCGCCCAACCAGCGGGCCGCGGAGTTTTTCCGCCGTTTCGACCAAGCCCGCGCCGCGGGCAAGATCAACGAAGACATCACCGCCTTTCATGTGCTGGGGGCCGAGGGTTATCTGGTGCTGCGCGACGCCCTGGAGCGTAGCGGCGGCCAGGGTGGATCGGCCCTGCGCCAGGCCCTGCTGGACCCGGCCGGCTTTGACGGCCTGACCGGCCACTTCGCCATCGGGCCCGACGGCAACGCCGCCAAAAAGATCCTGGTGCTGGTCGTCAAGGACGGCAAGTTCGCGCGCCTGGCCGACGTGGCCACGGACTGCAGGCCCTGA
- a CDS encoding ABC transporter ATP-binding protein: MNRALLSVSGLGCSFGGLRAVDDLTLEVRRGQVAGLIGPNGAGKTTCFDLISGRGRPDCGRAVFDGVDITGQKAHRINRLGLARTFQNIRLFDELSVRENVLVGFHGRLRGGFFSAMLRLPGYARQERAMERRADELLALVGLAAQRDERAGTMAYGQRRLLEMARALATDPKLLLLDEPAAGMNHGETAALSVLIGRLRDKMNLTILLIEHDMRLVMNVCDTLTVLDHGKVIAQGAPDEVRADPRVIEAYLGPELELGDA, from the coding sequence GTGAATCGGGCGCTGTTGAGCGTGAGCGGGCTGGGTTGCTCGTTCGGCGGGCTGCGGGCCGTGGACGATCTGACCCTGGAGGTGCGGCGCGGCCAGGTGGCCGGGCTGATCGGGCCCAACGGCGCGGGCAAGACCACCTGCTTCGACTTGATCAGCGGGCGCGGGCGGCCCGATTGCGGGCGGGCGGTCTTCGACGGCGTGGACATCACCGGCCAAAAGGCCCATCGCATCAACCGCCTGGGCCTGGCGCGCACCTTTCAGAACATCCGGCTCTTCGATGAGCTTTCGGTGCGTGAAAACGTGCTGGTCGGTTTTCACGGACGCTTGCGCGGCGGCTTTTTTTCGGCGATGCTGCGCCTGCCCGGTTACGCGCGCCAGGAGCGGGCCATGGAGCGCCGGGCCGACGAACTGCTGGCCCTGGTGGGCCTTGCCGCCCAGCGCGACGAGCGGGCCGGAACCATGGCCTATGGCCAGCGCCGCCTGCTGGAGATGGCCCGGGCCCTGGCCACCGACCCCAAGCTGCTGCTGCTCGACGAGCCGGCCGCCGGCATGAATCACGGCGAGACGGCGGCGCTGAGCGTGTTGATCGGCCGGCTGCGCGACAAAATGAACCTGACCATCCTGCTCATCGAGCACGACATGCGCCTGGTGATGAACGTTTGCGACACGCTCACCGTCCTCGACCACGGCAAGGTCATCGCCCAAGGCGCGCCGGACGAGGTGCGGGCCGACCCGCGGGTCATCGAGGCCTATCTGGGGCCGGAGCTGGAGTTGGGCGATGCTTGA
- a CDS encoding asparaginase produces the protein MPEISLPRHLGGHHHHDHSHEHERGGVEPPEYAPPLVELARGGLTESLHRGAVAVCTADGKRQRGLGHPAMPTFLRSAAKPLQVLPLLTSGAAEAFGLSDAELACMCGSLGGEDFHVAAVTGALAKAGLGPELLNCGVHRPSHGPTAKALEAAGQKPRPVHNNCAGKHAAMLILCKHLGLPTDGYDKPSHPVQRLVMQSVAEWCRYPIEQIGVGVDGCGVPVFRLPLVALAGAYARLADPGRSGLDVARIAAAERLMAACLANPLMIAGNGRLCTRLMQAAPGKLLAKTGAEGSYAVALPELGLGLAIKIEDGNMRAVAPTVCQALHCLGVLSHDALEDDLADLARPKLANHRGEQVAELRPVFNL, from the coding sequence ATGCCTGAAATATCCCTTCCCCGCCACCTGGGCGGACACCATCATCACGATCACTCCCACGAGCACGAGCGCGGCGGCGTCGAGCCGCCGGAATACGCCCCGCCCTTGGTGGAGCTGGCCCGCGGCGGCCTGACCGAGAGCCTGCACCGGGGGGCGGTGGCCGTCTGCACCGCCGACGGCAAACGCCAGCGGGGCCTGGGCCATCCGGCCATGCCCACGTTTTTGCGCTCGGCGGCCAAGCCCTTGCAGGTGTTGCCCCTGCTGACCAGCGGCGCGGCCGAGGCCTTTGGCCTCTCCGACGCCGAGTTGGCCTGCATGTGCGGCTCGCTGGGCGGCGAGGATTTCCACGTGGCGGCGGTGACTGGCGCCCTGGCCAAGGCCGGCCTGGGGCCGGAGCTGCTCAACTGCGGCGTGCACCGGCCCTCCCACGGGCCCACGGCCAAGGCCCTGGAGGCCGCCGGCCAAAAGCCGCGCCCGGTGCACAACAACTGCGCCGGCAAGCACGCGGCCATGCTCATTTTGTGCAAGCATCTCGGCCTACCCACCGATGGCTACGACAAGCCCAGCCATCCGGTGCAACGGCTGGTGATGCAATCGGTGGCCGAGTGGTGCCGTTATCCCATCGAGCAGATCGGCGTGGGCGTTGATGGCTGCGGCGTGCCGGTGTTTCGCCTGCCGCTGGTGGCCCTGGCCGGGGCCTACGCCCGGCTGGCCGATCCGGGGCGTTCGGGCCTGGACGTGGCGCGGATCGCGGCCGCCGAGCGGCTGATGGCCGCCTGCCTGGCCAACCCGCTGATGATCGCCGGCAACGGCCGGCTGTGCACCAGGCTGATGCAGGCCGCGCCGGGCAAGCTCCTGGCCAAGACCGGGGCCGAGGGCTCCTACGCGGTGGCCTTGCCCGAGCTGGGCCTGGGCCTGGCCATCAAGATCGAGGACGGCAACATGCGCGCCGTGGCCCCGACTGTCTGCCAGGCCTTGCACTGCCTGGGCGTGCTGAGCCACGACGCGCTGGAAGACGACCTGGCCGACCTGGCCCGGCCCAAGCTGGCCAACCACCGGGGCGAGCAGGTGGCCGAGCTGCGGCCAGTCTTCAACCTATGA